One genomic segment of Paraburkholderia hospita includes these proteins:
- a CDS encoding tripartite tricarboxylate transporter TctB family protein, with protein sequence MDDLIERIGKDRLGGALMVLTGAGAAQQGITYSLGTLAAPGPGLFPGALGVLLMLVGLAIAITGTRNPAAASAAARSLAGADAAPPEPAPRPEWRGWFCIVLSIVAFIVLGSHGGLVPASFAVAFIAALGDRDNTLLGAGMLGVAMAVVSVVVFWWLLQLQLPLFQWN encoded by the coding sequence ATGGATGACCTGATCGAGCGTATCGGCAAGGACCGGCTTGGCGGTGCGCTAATGGTCCTGACCGGCGCGGGCGCCGCGCAACAGGGCATCACCTATTCACTGGGCACGCTCGCCGCGCCCGGTCCGGGTCTGTTTCCCGGGGCGCTCGGCGTCTTGCTGATGCTGGTCGGTCTGGCCATCGCCATCACCGGCACACGCAATCCCGCTGCGGCGAGCGCGGCTGCACGCTCGCTCGCCGGCGCTGACGCCGCCCCGCCCGAGCCTGCGCCGCGGCCCGAATGGCGAGGCTGGTTCTGCATCGTGCTCAGCATCGTCGCGTTCATCGTGTTGGGCAGCCACGGCGGTCTCGTGCCGGCGAGTTTTGCGGTTGCCTTCATCGCGGCGCTCGGCGACCGCGACAACACGCTGCTCGGCGCGGGCATGCTCGGCGTGGCGATGGCGGTGGTATCGGTGGTGGTGTTCTGGTGGCTGCTGCAACTACAACTACCTTTGTTTCAGTGGAATTGA
- a CDS encoding LysR substrate-binding domain-containing protein, whose protein sequence is MREAAHLTCNNGKSSSLLARTGCLNGGVQSQNIGLECYPFLSRQVRALELEFRQVLLERNGRGVTLTEPGRRLLEHSRSILAQVDRVQSDMEDGRGEATGRLVVALPPSVSSVLTAPLVRRFRERFPKATLCILEGLSAYSLEWLTIGRADCAVVYTNATSATVELSPVLSEQLYLVSTGPAARSAGDVLIGEPVSLTQVAQHQLVMPSRPHSIRLLLEGAMAQASLKPNIALEIESIPAILNLVRDEHLHAVLSLKAVQSGGQQQDFYVRPIADPPLQTTIWIATSAQRPSGPLLEQAIPLLRQTLCDLWDTRL, encoded by the coding sequence TTGCGCGAGGCCGCGCACCTCACTTGCAACAACGGAAAATCCTCTTCCCTGCTCGCCCGCACGGGCTGCCTCAACGGCGGCGTTCAGAGCCAGAATATTGGTTTGGAATGCTATCCCTTCTTAAGCCGACAGGTGCGAGCCCTTGAGCTGGAGTTCCGGCAAGTGCTCCTTGAACGCAACGGACGCGGAGTGACGCTCACGGAGCCCGGGCGGCGACTGCTGGAACACAGCCGGAGCATCCTTGCCCAGGTAGATCGTGTTCAATCTGATATGGAAGACGGCCGTGGCGAAGCAACGGGCAGGCTCGTGGTCGCTTTGCCTCCAAGCGTCAGCTCCGTGTTGACTGCCCCTCTCGTGCGAAGATTTCGCGAACGCTTTCCGAAAGCGACTCTGTGCATCCTGGAAGGACTATCGGCCTATTCGCTTGAATGGCTGACAATTGGACGCGCCGATTGTGCAGTGGTGTACACGAATGCAACCTCGGCGACGGTGGAGCTTTCCCCGGTCCTGAGCGAACAGCTGTATCTGGTTTCTACCGGCCCCGCTGCCCGATCTGCTGGAGACGTTCTGATAGGAGAGCCCGTCAGCCTCACGCAAGTAGCGCAGCACCAGCTTGTCATGCCGAGTCGACCCCACTCGATTCGACTGCTGCTCGAAGGTGCAATGGCTCAGGCTTCGTTGAAGCCGAACATTGCGCTAGAGATCGAAAGCATCCCCGCGATCCTCAATCTGGTGCGTGATGAGCATCTACATGCGGTGCTTTCTCTGAAGGCGGTTCAATCTGGAGGGCAGCAACAGGACTTCTATGTGCGTCCTATTGCCGATCCTCCGCTTCAAACCACGATATGGATTGCGACGTCAGCCCAACGTCCAAGCGGACCTTTGCTCGAACAGGCGATTCCGTTGCTCCGCCAGACGTTGTGTGACTTGTGGGACACGCGCCTCTGA
- a CDS encoding amidohydrolase family protein codes for MPPSLTQPPDPHPKTPRLRLPPGSIDTHIHLFGPAAQYPFHPDSKYIAADALPETQIAQQDTLGLAGAVVVSGGGYGQNSQHLEHVLERFGERFRGVALLPDDADAAHVERLDRLGVRGARFVGTSHKGALPRLSPRIAALIAEFGWHVQFYPGPDDLLEKSQALHDLPVPVVLDHFACIPADGGVDQPAFKALLKMIDTGRIWVKLSGPMRCTPGDYPYAPVTPLARALVAHAPHRLLWGSDWPHVNMSGRGMPNDGDLVDLLSEWIDDADTLKQILVTNPREVYGPFGGAGR; via the coding sequence ATGCCGCCGTCACTGACCCAACCGCCCGACCCGCATCCAAAGACACCGAGGCTGCGGCTGCCGCCCGGCTCGATCGATACGCACATTCATCTGTTCGGCCCCGCGGCGCAATATCCGTTTCATCCGGACAGCAAGTACATCGCCGCCGACGCGCTGCCGGAAACGCAGATCGCTCAGCAGGACACCCTTGGCCTCGCCGGTGCGGTAGTCGTGAGCGGCGGCGGCTACGGCCAGAACAGCCAGCACCTCGAACACGTGCTGGAACGTTTCGGTGAGCGCTTTCGGGGCGTCGCGCTGCTGCCGGACGACGCCGATGCCGCACATGTCGAACGGCTCGACCGGCTCGGCGTGCGGGGTGCCCGTTTCGTCGGCACCAGTCACAAAGGCGCACTGCCGCGGCTGTCGCCGCGCATCGCCGCGCTGATCGCGGAGTTCGGCTGGCACGTGCAGTTCTATCCGGGCCCCGACGATCTGCTGGAGAAATCGCAGGCGCTGCACGATCTGCCCGTGCCCGTCGTGCTCGATCACTTCGCCTGCATTCCGGCTGACGGCGGCGTCGACCAGCCCGCGTTCAAGGCGTTGCTGAAGATGATCGACACCGGCCGCATCTGGGTCAAGCTGTCCGGCCCCATGCGCTGCACGCCCGGCGATTATCCGTACGCACCGGTCACGCCGCTCGCCCGCGCGCTGGTTGCGCATGCACCGCATCGCCTGCTGTGGGGCAGCGACTGGCCGCACGTCAACATGAGCGGCCGAGGCATGCCCAACGACGGCGACCTCGTCGATCTGCTCAGCGAATGGATCGACGACGCCGACACGCTCAAGCAGATTCTGGTGACGAATCCGCGCGAGGTGTATGGGCCGTTTGGCGGCGCCGGGCGCTAA
- a CDS encoding amidohydrolase family protein: protein MQANLVENDLLIIDTHVHVFERNMPLVSNPRHTPTYDFSTEQLLAVMDGNGVKQAVIAAASPWGDYNDYVIAAVRGHSRLRGTVILEPGVERVVLDEMDRAGVVGVRLPFISMSTLPDLTTWEYRKLLRRLVDLDWHVHLHLDGPRLPQVLPLLEQSGVKIVIDHIGRPDPQTGIESEGFKAMVRSVEKGRTWVKLSGAYRLGANARECAQELYRRVGDDKLVWASDCPFVGAEGQFEYARTIEWLRGTITDPVSQRKIFGENAQAFYFS, encoded by the coding sequence GTGCAAGCAAATCTGGTGGAAAACGACCTGCTGATCATCGACACGCACGTGCATGTCTTCGAACGGAACATGCCGCTCGTCAGCAACCCGCGTCATACGCCGACTTACGATTTCTCGACTGAACAGTTGCTGGCGGTGATGGACGGCAACGGCGTCAAACAGGCGGTGATCGCCGCGGCGAGCCCGTGGGGCGACTACAACGACTACGTGATCGCTGCCGTGCGCGGTCATTCGCGGCTGCGCGGCACGGTGATCCTCGAACCCGGCGTCGAACGCGTGGTGCTCGACGAGATGGACCGCGCCGGCGTGGTGGGCGTGCGCCTGCCGTTCATCAGCATGAGCACGCTGCCCGATCTGACCACGTGGGAATACCGCAAGCTGCTGCGCCGCCTCGTCGACCTCGACTGGCACGTGCATCTGCATCTCGACGGTCCGCGCTTGCCGCAGGTGCTGCCGCTGCTCGAACAGTCGGGCGTGAAGATCGTGATCGACCATATCGGTCGGCCCGATCCGCAGACCGGTATCGAGAGCGAAGGATTCAAGGCGATGGTGCGCTCGGTTGAAAAGGGCCGCACGTGGGTCAAGCTGTCGGGCGCGTACCGGCTCGGTGCGAATGCGCGCGAGTGCGCGCAGGAACTCTACCGCCGGGTGGGCGACGACAAGCTGGTGTGGGCAAGCGATTGCCCGTTCGTTGGCGCGGAAGGCCAATTCGAATACGCCAGAACCATCGAGTGGCTGCGCGGCACGATTACCGATCCGGTATCGCAGCGCAAGATTTTTGGCGAGAACGCGCAGGCGTTCTACTTTTCGTGA
- a CDS encoding NAD-dependent epimerase/dehydratase family protein — MTKRVIVTGGSGLAGKWVVENLVEHGYEVLNLDRVPMPKRTARTLITDITDAGQVFNALAASTAPTEFVPDLEPKPIDAIVHFAAIPRIMVTTDNEVFRINVMGTYNILDAASKLGIRKVIVASSETTYGVVFAHRHRNPQYFPLDEQYPVDPMDSYATSKVINEVTAKAFHARTGADLYCFRIGNVLDPEDYAKFTQWNKDPSLRKRIAWSYIDGRDLAEAARLGIEKDGLGFEVINIAADDVSSDLPTAELLKRFYPEVPVKKQLGEFETLLSNEKLKRLLGWKQKYYWRDQAK, encoded by the coding sequence ATGACGAAGCGAGTGATTGTGACCGGCGGCAGCGGACTCGCCGGTAAATGGGTAGTCGAGAATCTGGTTGAGCACGGCTATGAAGTGCTAAACCTCGACCGCGTGCCGATGCCCAAGCGCACCGCGCGCACGCTGATCACCGATATCACCGATGCAGGCCAGGTGTTCAACGCGCTCGCGGCGAGCACCGCGCCGACCGAATTCGTGCCCGACCTCGAGCCGAAGCCGATCGATGCGATCGTCCATTTCGCGGCAATTCCGCGCATCATGGTCACCACCGACAACGAGGTGTTCCGCATCAACGTGATGGGCACCTACAATATTCTGGATGCTGCGTCGAAGCTTGGCATCCGCAAGGTGATCGTTGCATCGAGCGAAACCACTTATGGCGTGGTGTTCGCTCACCGGCACCGCAATCCGCAGTACTTCCCGCTCGACGAGCAGTATCCGGTCGACCCAATGGATAGTTACGCGACGTCGAAGGTCATCAACGAGGTGACCGCGAAGGCGTTTCATGCACGCACCGGCGCCGACCTGTACTGCTTCCGGATCGGCAACGTGCTGGATCCGGAAGACTATGCGAAGTTCACGCAGTGGAATAAGGACCCGTCGCTGCGCAAGCGCATCGCATGGAGTTATATTGACGGCCGCGATCTCGCTGAAGCGGCGCGCCTTGGTATAGAGAAAGACGGCCTCGGCTTCGAGGTGATAAATATCGCCGCCGACGACGTATCTTCCGATCTGCCGACCGCGGAACTTTTGAAGCGGTTCTATCCGGAAGTGCCGGTGAAGAAGCAGCTCGGTGAGTTCGAGACGCTGCTGAGTAACGAGAAGCTCAAGCGCCTGCTCGGCTGGAAGCAGAAGTACTACTGGCGCGATCAGGCGAAGTAA
- a CDS encoding cupin domain-containing protein — protein MDDKDIALANSKVQYRTLLREDGCTVLQTTIQAGGETQWHHHTHVSDQFLVVRGVLTVERNIDGRVESTRVHDFYSVDPGVVHHVKNETDEALVYIMVQAGGVPDIVLAEPSP, from the coding sequence ATGGACGACAAGGATATCGCGCTGGCCAATAGCAAGGTGCAGTATCGGACACTGCTGCGCGAGGACGGCTGTACGGTCCTGCAAACGACGATTCAAGCGGGCGGTGAGACGCAATGGCATCACCACACGCATGTCAGCGATCAGTTTCTCGTGGTGCGTGGCGTCCTGACCGTGGAGCGGAACATCGACGGTCGTGTCGAGAGCACCCGGGTGCATGATTTCTACTCGGTCGATCCGGGCGTCGTCCACCACGTCAAGAACGAAACGGACGAGGCGCTCGTCTACATCATGGTCCAGGCGGGAGGCGTACCGGACATCGTGCTGGCCGAGCCGTCTCCTTGA
- a CDS encoding DUF308 domain-containing protein: MSVGQFVTVAMVSWLPRAYGAWAVFSGLLQLAYAVRRGRRSGTQWGMLSSGARSALAGVLVSSEAMGAVYFVIAGCWWAVGGFRHKRTETS, encoded by the coding sequence ATGTCGGTTGGTCAATTTGTCACTGTCGCGATGGTGAGCTGGCTGCCCCGTGCCTACGGCGCCTGGGCCGTGTTCTCGGGATTGCTTCAGCTCGCTTATGCCGTTCGTCGCGGGAGGCGCTCCGGCACGCAATGGGGCATGCTCTCGAGCGGCGCGCGATCGGCGCTGGCCGGGGTGCTGGTTTCCAGTGAGGCGATGGGCGCCGTCTACTTCGTGATCGCAGGCTGCTGGTGGGCGGTGGGCGGATTTCGACACAAACGTACCGAGACTTCATGA
- a CDS encoding tripartite tricarboxylate transporter permease, which translates to MIAQSILDLLQGFGVALQPHNLMWSFVGVLIGNLIGVLPGMGALSAISMLLPLTYTMHAVPAILMLAGIFYGSQYGGAIGAILLNLPCHPPHAVTCLDGYPMTRQGKGGTALGITMIASFFAASVGIIVMIFASPLLVKIAFKFGPPEIFSIMLLGLLAGGTMSRGSPLKGIAMTIFGLLVGSVGTDVNSGLMRFTFGMPDLSDGIELVALALGFYGVTEFLRNVNRMHSVGGTTTLRMRDMRPSKSELKQAFWPMMRGTAVGTLFGAMPGTGPTITTFIAYALERRLSKNPERFGQGALEGVASPEAASHSKTQVDFIPTMSLGIPGDAVMALILGALLIHGIQPGPQLITEHEDLFWGLIASFWIGNVLLVLLNVPMIGVWVKLLRVPYRFLFPSALFFICVGVYSTNNSLFQVGEVAVFGLIGALLVALEFPVSPILLGYVLGPMVEENFRRAMLLSRGSLTIFTDRPIALGFLIVGTLLIVGQLFFASRTWVRRRDEARIRLLPEAATATDD; encoded by the coding sequence ATGATTGCGCAATCGATTCTGGATTTGTTGCAAGGCTTCGGCGTTGCGCTACAGCCTCATAATCTGATGTGGTCGTTCGTCGGTGTGCTGATCGGCAATCTGATCGGTGTATTGCCGGGCATGGGTGCGCTATCGGCGATTTCGATGCTGCTACCGCTCACGTACACCATGCATGCGGTGCCGGCGATCCTGATGCTCGCCGGTATCTTCTACGGTTCGCAATATGGCGGAGCGATCGGCGCGATTCTGCTGAACCTGCCCTGCCATCCGCCTCACGCGGTGACCTGTCTCGATGGTTATCCAATGACGCGCCAGGGCAAGGGCGGCACGGCGCTGGGCATTACGATGATTGCATCGTTCTTCGCTGCGTCGGTCGGGATCATCGTGATGATTTTCGCGTCGCCGCTGCTGGTGAAGATTGCCTTCAAGTTCGGGCCGCCGGAGATATTCTCGATCATGCTGCTCGGTTTGCTGGCCGGTGGGACGATGTCGCGCGGCTCGCCGCTCAAGGGCATCGCGATGACGATTTTCGGGCTGCTGGTCGGCAGTGTCGGCACCGACGTGAACAGCGGGCTAATGCGTTTCACTTTCGGCATGCCAGATCTGTCAGACGGCATTGAACTGGTCGCGCTGGCGCTCGGGTTCTATGGCGTCACCGAATTTCTGCGCAACGTGAACCGGATGCATTCGGTGGGCGGCACCACCACGCTGCGCATGCGCGACATGCGCCCCAGCAAATCGGAACTGAAGCAGGCTTTCTGGCCGATGATGCGCGGCACAGCGGTCGGCACGCTGTTCGGCGCGATGCCGGGCACCGGGCCGACCATCACCACGTTTATCGCCTACGCGCTCGAGCGGCGTCTGTCGAAGAATCCCGAACGCTTCGGCCAAGGCGCGCTAGAAGGGGTCGCGAGCCCTGAAGCCGCGTCGCACTCGAAGACCCAGGTCGATTTCATTCCGACCATGAGTCTGGGCATACCTGGCGACGCAGTCATGGCGCTCATTCTCGGCGCGCTACTGATTCACGGCATCCAGCCGGGTCCGCAACTGATTACCGAGCACGAAGATCTGTTCTGGGGGTTGATTGCAAGCTTCTGGATCGGCAACGTGCTGCTGGTGTTGCTGAACGTGCCGATGATCGGCGTGTGGGTGAAGCTATTGCGCGTGCCGTATCGTTTTCTGTTTCCGTCGGCGCTGTTCTTTATCTGCGTCGGCGTGTACAGCACGAATAACAGCCTGTTCCAGGTCGGTGAGGTAGCGGTGTTCGGGCTGATCGGCGCGTTGCTCGTCGCCCTCGAATTTCCGGTGTCGCCAATTCTGCTCGGCTATGTGCTGGGGCCGATGGTCGAGGAAAACTTCCGGCGCGCGATGCTACTCTCACGGGGCAGCCTGACGATCTTTACCGATCGTCCGATTGCACTCGGCTTTCTGATCGTCGGCACATTGCTGATCGTGGGCCAACTGTTCTTCGCGTCGCGCACCTGGGTGCGCCGGCGCGACGAGGCGCGTATCCGGCTCTTGCCGGAGGCTGCAACAGCGACCGACGACTGA
- a CDS encoding Bug family tripartite tricarboxylate transporter substrate binding protein: MIFQHAGSPLRIARRLLASLVLATGATGLCAAPAAAQSKYPSQPIRVVVPFGVGGLADITMRIVAKELSLRFGDNIIIDNRPGAGGIAAANAVLSAAHDGYTVALFANGTAIAGSLIKLPFDPEKDFKPVSRIAYFDLLVLAKGGGKLNTLHDVLAAAAKRQITMGAINPGSTQNLSTELFKSTAKLNAVVVPYRNTGDVISGLVRGDIDVGFESYAAVKGSIAAGQVRALATTGSKRTAWLPDVPTVAEAGVQNYEVTGWNALYVANGTPQVAVDTLNRQLGEVLSSPALRTQLRALGTEPMGSTPAEMAKIFHDDAVKWHEVIERAGIKPQ; the protein is encoded by the coding sequence ATGATTTTTCAACACGCCGGATCGCCGCTGCGCATTGCGCGCCGCCTGCTGGCTTCGCTTGTTCTTGCCACCGGCGCGACCGGCTTGTGCGCCGCGCCAGCGGCCGCGCAGTCGAAATATCCCTCGCAACCGATTCGCGTGGTGGTGCCGTTCGGGGTCGGCGGGCTCGCCGACATCACGATGCGCATCGTCGCGAAAGAACTGAGCCTGCGTTTCGGCGACAACATCATCATCGACAACCGGCCCGGCGCGGGCGGTATCGCCGCGGCCAACGCCGTGCTCAGCGCGGCGCACGACGGCTATACGGTCGCGCTGTTCGCCAACGGCACCGCGATTGCCGGCTCGCTGATCAAGCTGCCGTTCGATCCCGAAAAAGACTTCAAACCGGTTTCACGCATCGCCTACTTCGACTTGCTGGTGCTGGCGAAAGGCGGCGGTAAGCTGAATACCCTGCACGACGTGCTCGCGGCGGCCGCCAAACGGCAGATCACGATGGGCGCGATCAACCCCGGCAGCACCCAGAACCTTTCCACTGAACTCTTCAAATCCACCGCGAAGCTCAATGCGGTGGTGGTGCCCTATCGAAACACCGGCGACGTGATCTCGGGACTCGTGCGCGGCGATATTGACGTCGGCTTCGAATCGTATGCGGCGGTGAAGGGCTCGATCGCGGCCGGACAGGTCCGCGCGCTCGCCACCACCGGCTCGAAGCGCACGGCATGGCTGCCCGATGTGCCGACGGTGGCTGAAGCCGGTGTGCAGAACTATGAAGTCACCGGCTGGAATGCGCTTTACGTCGCAAACGGTACGCCACAGGTAGCGGTCGACACACTGAACCGCCAGCTCGGGGAAGTGTTGTCGTCACCGGCGCTGCGCACACAACTGCGCGCGCTCGGCACCGAGCCGATGGGCAGCACGCCCGCTGAGATGGCAAAGATTTTTCACGACGATGCAGTGAAGTGGCACGAGGTCATCGAACGTGCCGGCATCAAACCCCAATGA
- a CDS encoding LysR family transcriptional regulator produces MQAFLSIVENGGFQPAAVQLNLSQTAISHRIRKLEEGLGVRLIARTTRELTLTDAGRALLPRVRGAIRELEGSYDTLRQHRSSAPQWLTFACLPTLATSHIPNVLKRFATVYPDIAVRMFDNSIAEIAELVDSESAAFGISVNAPTRFNLAIERFTQEPFALVCPLGHRLLEREVVRWDDLIDETLVRISLHAGNSTTIDDALGNRRMQYRWGYETQHTGAAIDFVRAGLGLTVVPCLAATSYPGVVALPLVEPQITRCLATVMRPETLLVPAATALCEMIIEDIGNRLTAFNAWQRPASTDKAHA; encoded by the coding sequence ATGCAGGCCTTTCTGAGCATTGTCGAAAACGGCGGCTTCCAGCCCGCCGCCGTGCAGCTCAATCTGTCGCAGACCGCCATCAGCCACCGCATCCGCAAGCTCGAAGAAGGGCTGGGCGTGCGCCTGATCGCGCGCACGACACGCGAACTCACGTTGACCGACGCCGGCCGCGCATTATTGCCGCGCGTGCGCGGCGCGATCCGTGAACTCGAAGGCTCGTACGACACGTTGCGGCAGCATCGCAGCAGCGCGCCGCAATGGCTGACGTTCGCGTGCCTGCCGACCCTGGCCACATCGCACATCCCAAACGTGCTGAAGCGTTTTGCGACGGTCTATCCCGACATCGCGGTGCGCATGTTCGACAACTCGATTGCCGAGATTGCCGAACTGGTGGATTCCGAATCGGCGGCGTTCGGCATATCGGTCAATGCGCCGACACGTTTCAATCTCGCCATCGAGCGATTCACGCAGGAGCCGTTCGCGCTGGTCTGCCCGCTCGGCCACCGGCTGCTCGAACGCGAGGTGGTGCGCTGGGACGATCTGATCGACGAAACACTGGTCCGCATCAGTCTGCACGCCGGCAACAGCACGACAATCGACGACGCGCTCGGCAATCGCCGAATGCAATACCGCTGGGGGTATGAGACGCAGCACACCGGTGCCGCGATCGACTTTGTGCGCGCCGGCCTCGGGCTGACGGTTGTGCCGTGTCTCGCAGCCACCAGTTACCCCGGCGTCGTGGCGCTGCCGCTCGTCGAGCCGCAGATCACGCGCTGCCTCGCTACCGTGATGCGGCCGGAAACCTTGCTGGTGCCCGCGGCGACCGCGCTGTGCGAAATGATCATCGAGGACATCGGCAACCGTCTGACGGCATTCAACGCGTGGCAGCGACCGGCCAGTACTGACAAGGCGCACGCATAA
- a CDS encoding porin, which translates to MKSIIMCGVAAFGIPAVCAAQSSVTLYGIVDTTLSVTSNQGGKQNVQMLDGGPALSRWGLQGSEDLGGGLRAIFTLENGFNPNNGTLSQNSRLFGRQAFVGLASDRFGTLKAGRMYDSITNYVGPFGSAQSTIGSVTGHPGDVDDLVGSYRINNSVSYTTPDLAGFAATVMGSLGGQPGSISTNSTYSVGVRYAHGPFKAAAAYGNYNRPNTTMWDGTPTTLGVLLFSAPVFSGYASANSLKITGIGAGYDVGDAAVNVNYTNYRFNGLGSDGGPNPMHFRDGTAAFNTFELNGRYFVSPALMLAGAYQFTNGAGVGGHGAQHYSQFSMIADYFLSKRFDVYASAAYELANGTNSLGKPAVAAINTVTPSSSNRQALVRIGMREKF; encoded by the coding sequence ATGAAATCGATCATCATGTGCGGCGTCGCCGCGTTCGGCATTCCCGCCGTGTGTGCCGCACAGAGTTCGGTCACGCTGTACGGCATTGTCGATACGACATTGAGCGTGACGAGCAATCAGGGCGGCAAGCAAAATGTGCAGATGCTGGACGGAGGCCCGGCGCTGAGCCGTTGGGGTCTACAAGGCAGCGAAGATCTCGGCGGCGGGTTGAGGGCCATCTTCACGCTCGAAAACGGCTTTAATCCCAACAATGGCACGTTGTCGCAGAACAGCCGGCTGTTCGGCCGCCAGGCGTTTGTGGGCCTGGCGAGCGACCGGTTCGGTACGCTTAAGGCGGGCCGCATGTACGACTCGATCACGAACTACGTCGGACCGTTCGGCAGCGCGCAATCGACGATCGGCTCGGTGACTGGCCACCCCGGCGACGTCGACGATCTGGTCGGTTCCTACCGGATCAACAACTCCGTGTCGTACACGACGCCGGACCTCGCCGGTTTCGCGGCCACCGTGATGGGCAGCCTCGGCGGCCAGCCAGGTTCGATCTCGACGAACAGCACCTACAGCGTCGGCGTACGGTACGCGCACGGCCCGTTCAAGGCCGCCGCCGCATACGGCAACTACAATCGTCCGAACACGACGATGTGGGACGGCACTCCGACCACGCTTGGCGTGCTGCTGTTCTCGGCGCCGGTCTTCAGCGGCTATGCATCGGCCAATTCATTGAAGATCACGGGCATCGGCGCCGGTTATGACGTCGGCGATGCGGCTGTGAACGTGAACTACACCAACTACCGCTTCAATGGACTCGGTTCGGACGGCGGCCCGAACCCGATGCATTTCCGCGACGGCACCGCGGCGTTCAATACGTTCGAACTCAACGGCCGCTACTTTGTGTCGCCGGCATTGATGCTGGCGGGTGCATACCAGTTCACCAACGGTGCGGGCGTCGGTGGGCATGGCGCGCAGCACTATAGCCAGTTCAGCATGATTGCCGACTACTTCCTGTCGAAACGCTTCGACGTCTACGCGAGCGCCGCTTATGAGCTCGCGAACGGCACCAATTCGCTGGGAAAACCGGCAGTCGCGGCGATCAACACAGTCACGCCGTCCAGTTCAAATCGCCAGGCGCTGGTGCGGATCGGCATGCGCGAGAAATTTTAA
- a CDS encoding Bug family tripartite tricarboxylate transporter substrate binding protein — MKITPHLRRRVCIALAALAGCVAPAAHSAYPDRPITLIVPFSAGGTVDSVARLLAVQMGAELKTHVIVENAPGAGGTIATQRVARSKPDGLTLLFATPNHTINPAILHNLPFDTEKDFAPISLAAQIPELLIANSKQPYSDFKGFVAYAKAHPGQLNYGSAGIGTLPHVTMELLLQKLGIKVTHIPYKGAAPAMNDLLGGQVAIKMDTIVTSLPQLNAGRLKPLALASAQRSPLLPNVPTMAECGVAGYEGTLWMGILAPKGTPAAVVDTVNQAIVQSLKRPALLKQFAVYGVEPVGSTPAAFQSQISFELKQWATVVQRANITAN, encoded by the coding sequence ATGAAGATCACCCCTCATCTGCGGCGGCGTGTGTGCATTGCGCTGGCGGCTCTGGCCGGCTGCGTGGCGCCCGCGGCGCACAGCGCGTATCCCGATCGCCCCATCACGCTCATCGTGCCGTTTTCGGCGGGCGGTACGGTCGATTCCGTCGCGCGCCTGCTGGCCGTGCAGATGGGTGCCGAACTGAAAACCCACGTGATAGTCGAGAACGCGCCGGGCGCGGGCGGCACCATCGCCACGCAACGCGTGGCGCGCTCGAAGCCCGATGGCCTGACGCTGCTGTTCGCGACACCCAACCATACGATCAATCCCGCGATCCTCCACAACCTGCCGTTCGATACCGAGAAGGACTTCGCGCCGATCTCGCTCGCCGCGCAGATTCCCGAACTGCTGATCGCGAATTCGAAGCAGCCGTATTCGGACTTCAAGGGTTTTGTCGCGTATGCGAAGGCCCATCCGGGCCAGCTCAACTACGGCTCCGCCGGCATCGGCACCTTGCCTCACGTAACGATGGAGTTGCTGCTGCAAAAGCTCGGCATTAAGGTCACGCACATCCCCTATAAGGGCGCGGCGCCCGCGATGAACGATCTGCTGGGCGGCCAGGTGGCGATCAAGATGGACACCATCGTCACGTCACTGCCGCAGCTCAACGCCGGCCGCCTGAAGCCGCTCGCGCTCGCCAGCGCCCAACGCTCGCCGCTGCTGCCGAATGTTCCGACGATGGCCGAATGCGGCGTGGCCGGCTACGAAGGCACGCTTTGGATGGGCATCCTCGCGCCGAAGGGCACGCCTGCGGCGGTCGTCGACACGGTCAATCAGGCCATCGTGCAGTCATTGAAGCGTCCGGCGCTGCTCAAGCAATTTGCCGTGTACGGCGTCGAGCCGGTCGGCAGCACGCCCGCAGCGTTTCAGAGCCAGATCTCGTTCGAGCTCAAGCAATGGGCCACGGTCGTCCAGCGCGCCAATATCACCGCCAATTGA